The sequence below is a genomic window from Rhodococcus sp. 4CII.
CGACATCCTCGCCGCCAACGCCGCCGACATCGAGGCGGCCCGGGCGTCGGGCACCGAGGATTCCCTCCTCGACCGGCTGCGGCTGACGCCGGACCGGATCGAGGGAATCGCGTCCGGGCTGCGTCAGGTCGCCGGATTGCCCGACCCGGTCGGTGAGGTGGTGCGCGGTTCCACACTGCCGAACGGTCTCGAACTCCGTCAGCTGCGTGTTCCGCTCGGCGTGGTGGGCATGGTCTACGAAGCCCGGCCCAACGTCACCGTCGACGCGTTCGGGCTGGCACTCAAGTCGGGCAACGCGGCCCTGCTGCGCGGGTCCTCGTCCGCGGCGAAGTCGAACGCGGCGCTGGTCGCGGCACTGCGGACGTCGCTGGCGGCGCAGGAGCTGCCCGAGGACGCGGTGCAGTTGCTGCCGAGCGAGGATCGGTCCAGCGTGACGCACCTGATCCAGGCCCGCGGGCTGGTGGACGTCGTCATTCCCCGCGGCGGCGCCGGTCTGATCGACGCCGTGGTGCGCGACGCGACGGTCCCGACCATCGAGACGGGCGTCGGCAACTGCCACGTCTACGTCCACGCCGCGGCCGACCTGGAGATGGCCGAACGGATCCTGCTCAACTCCAAGACGCGACGACCGAGCGTCTGCAATACCGCCGAGACGGTGCTGATCGACGCCGCGATCGCCGAGACGGCCGTCCCGAAGCTGCTGCAGGCCCTCCAGATGCACAGCGTGACCGTCCACGGGGATCTGCCCGGACTGGTGCCCGCCACCGAGTCGGACTGGTCGGAGGAGTACCTCACCCTGGATCTGGCGCTCAAGGTGGTCGACGACCTGAACGCCGCGGTCGAGCACATCGACAGGTACGGAACCGGGCACACCGAGGCCATCGTGACGGCGGACCTCGCGGCCGCCCGCGAATTCACCGCCCGGGTCGACGCGGCCGCCGTCATGGTCAACGCGTCCACCGCCTTCACGGACGGTGAGCAGTTCGGATTCGGCGCCGAGATCGGGATCTCCACGCAGAAACTGCACGCGCGCGGTCCGATGGGTCTCCCCGAACTGACCTCCACCAAGTGGATCGTGTGGGGTGACGGGCACACCCGCCCGGTCTAGACCTGTGCCGGCCGTCCCTTCCGTCGAGCCACTCAGCCCGTAACCCCTGCCGAAAGGAGCGAGCGTGGACCGCGCGCTGCCCACCACGACGCCGTTCTTCGCGAGCGTCGACGACGTCGTCGCCCGACTCGCCGAAACCGGGTACCTGTCCGACAAGGGCACCGCGACCGCGGTGTTCCTCGCCGACCGGCTCGGGAAACCCCTGCTCATCGAGGGTCCCGCCGGGGTCGGTAAGACCGAACTCGCCCGCGCGGTGGCCGAGACCACCGGCGCCGAACTGGTGCGGTTGCAGTGCTACGAGGGCGTCGACGAGGCCCGCGCGCTCTACGAGTGGAATCACGCGAAGCAGATTCTGCGCATCCAGGCCGGCAGCGACCACAGCTGGGATGCGACCAAGGCGGACGTCTTCTCGGAGGAGTTCCTGCTGTCGCGGCCGCTGCTGACCGCGATCCGGCGCGAGGACCCGACGGTGCTGCTGATCGACGAGACCGACAAGGCCGACGTCGAGATCGAGGGCCTGCTCCTCGAGGTGCTCAGCGATTTCGCCGTCACCGTCCCCGAACTGGGCACCATCACGGCCACGCGCAAGCCGTTCGTCGTCCTCACCTCGAACGCCACTCGTGAACTGTCGGAGGCCCTCAAGCGCCGCTGCCTCTTCCTGCATCTCGACTTCCCCGACGCCGACCTCGAGCGGCGCATCCTCGCGAGCCGCGTGCCGCAGCTACCCGAGGCGGTCGCCGAGCAGCTGGTCAAGACGATCCGCGTGCTGCGCGGCATGCAATTGAAGAAGCTGCCGTCGGTGGCCGAGACCATCGACTGGGGCCGCACGCTCCTGGCGTTGGGGCTCGACACCCTCGACGACGACGCCGTCCGCGCGACGATGGGGGTCGTCCTCAAACACCAATCCGATCAGCTGCGGGCAGCTGCCGAGCTGCGACTGAACTGAAGGACTCCCCATGGCTGCTGGTGGTCCACTCGCGTCTCGGTCGAAGCCGGGCGGTCCCGCCGCGCCGCACGGCCTTCCCGGGCATCTCGTCGACTTCGTCGAGGCGTTGCGGCGGCGCGGCATCATGGTCGGACCGTCCGAGACGGTCGATGCCGGTCAGGTCATGGCCGTCCTCGACCTGCTCGACCGGGAATCGCTGCGCGAGGGTCTCGCGTGCGCGCTGCTGCGGCGGCCCACCCACCGGCCCACATTCGACGCGTTGTTCGAGCTCTGGTTTCCGGCGGCGGTCGGAAACCGCGCGGACGGGGCGATCGACACGAGCCTGCCGCGGAACGCCAACGGTGACATCGACTACGAGGCGCTGCGCGAGCTGATCGTCGAACTGCTCACCGACGGGTCGCCGGAGGCGATCGAACTCACCGAGCTCCTCACCGCGCAGATGGTCGAGGAACTCGGGCAGTACCAGTCGGCGAACGGTCCGTCGTTCTCGGCGTACCAGGCGCTGCGCGATGTGGCGCCGGAAACCCTGCTGAAGAAGATCCTCGATGGCCTGCTCGGCAATCAGCAGGCCGGCGAGGCCAGGAGCACGGAAAGCTACGAGTCCGAGGTGGCCAAGCGCACCGCCGCCCAGCGGATCGCCGACTTTCGCAAGATGATCGAGAAGGAGACGCGGCGACGGTCCGCCGAGAACCTCGGCAAGGAGCGGGTGGCGTCGTACGGTGTGCCGCGGCTGGCCGAGGAAGTCGACTTCCTGCGCGCGTCCGACGCGGAACTGACCGCGCTGAAACGCAACGTGACCCCACTGGCCCGGCTGCTCGCGAGCCGCCTGGCCGTGCGGCGCAGCCGCAACCGGGCCGGTTCGATCGACCTGCGCCGCACCCTGCGCAAGTCGATGTCCACCGGGGGAGTGCCCATCGACCTCGTCCAGCGCAAGCCCCGGCGGGCGCGGCCCGAACTGGTCGTGATGTGCGACGTGTCGGGATCGGTCGCCGGGTTCAGCCACTTCACGCTGCTGCTCGTCCACGCGCTGCGCGAACAGTTCTCGCGGGTTCGGGTGTTCGCGTTCATCGACACCACCGACGAGGTCACCCGGTTCTTCGACGCCGGCGCCGACCTCGGCAGTGCCATGTCGCGGATGATCCGGGAAGCCGACCTGGTCGGCTACGACGGTCACTCCGACTACGGCAACGCGTTCGGGGTGTTCGCCGAGCGATTCTCCCAGAGCATCACGTCGCGTTCGTCGCTGCTGGTGCTCGGCGACGGCCGCAACAACTACCGGGACCCCAACCTGGAGGCCCTCGCCCGGCTCGTCTCGGTGGCGAAACACGCGCACTGGCTCAACCCGGAGCCCCGCGGACAGTGGGGATCGGGGGACTCGGCGGCCGCGGTGTACAACGAGGTCATCAGCATGCACGAATGCCGATCCGCTCAGCAGCTGGCGTCGGTGGTCGCCGGGTTGCTGCCGGTGTGACCACGTAAGCTCGACACTCGTGGAACAGGGAGCAGCGGGCGCACGTCGGCGCCGCCTGGGAGTCATGGGCGGCACCTTCGACCCCATTCATCACGGTCACCTGGTGGCGGCCAGCGAGGTCGCCGACCGATTCAGCCTCGACGAGGTCGTGTTCGTGCCCACCGGCAGGCCGTGGCAGAAGCAGGGCAAGGGTGTCAGCCCCGCCGAGGACCGGTACCTGATGACGGTCATCGCCACCGCGTCGAATCCGCGATTCTCGGTCAGCCGGGTCGACGTCGACCGGGAGAAGGTCACCTACACCGTCGACACCCTGCGGGATCTGCGCAGCTACCACCCGGACGCCGAGCTGTACTTCATTACCGGTGCGGACGCCCTGGCGAGTATCCTGTCCTGGCAGGACTGGGAGGAACTGTTCTCGCTGGCGAAGTTCGTCGGGGTGTCACGTCCGGGATTCGATCTCAACACCGAACATCTGGCGGGTCATCTGGAGGCGTTGCCCGAGGACGCGGTCACGTTGATCGAAATCCCGGCTCTGGCGATCTCCTCGACGGAATGTCGGCGGCGCGCCAGTCGCCACCGTCCTGTGTGGTACCTCGTGCCGGACGGTGTGGTCCAGTACATCTCCAAACGGAACCTGTACCGGCCACCGGACTCCGAGCGCCTCGACGGCGCGACGACGATGTCCGAACCGGCGCCGGACAAGACCAAGAGCTAGTCAGCACTTTTCGAACGAACTGGGAGAACATCGCGTGAGCGCAACGACCGAAGCCATCGAGATGGCACGCATCGCGGCAGTGGCTGCCGACGAGAAGCTGGCCTCCGATGTGGTGGTGCTCGATGTCTCCGAGCAGCTGGTCATCACCGACTGCTTCGTCATCGCCTCCGCGCCCAACGAGCGCCAGGTGAATGCGATCGTCGAGAACATCGAAGATCGTCTGCGTGAGGCAGGTCACAAGCCGGTGCGTCGTGAGGGCACCCGCGAAGGCCGTTGGGCACTGCTCGATTTCGTGGACGTCGTCATCCACGTCCAGCACAACGAGGAGCGCAACTTCTACGCCCTCGACCGGCTGTGGAAGGACTGCCCGACGGTGCCCGTCGAGGGTCTCGGGCAGCAGGGTCCGGCAGGCACGAACGGTGCGGGCGCCGCCGAAAATGGGGAGTCCGAACTGTGACGGATGCTCCCCGTGCCCCGCGGCGTCTGATACTGCTCCGCCACGGGCAGACCGAGTACAACGCCGACAACCGCATGCAGGGCCAGCTCGACACCGAACTGTCGGAGCTGGGTCGGTCGCAGGCCCGCGCCGCCGCGTCCGCGCTGGTCGGTCGCAGGCCGATCTCCATCGTGTCCTCCGATCTGCGCCGCGCCTACGACACCGCCGTCGAGGTCGGCGACAACGCCGGCCTGCCGGTGCAGATCGACGATCGACTCCGTGAGACGCATCTCGGGGACTGGCAGGGACTCACCCACCTCGACGTCGATGCCCGCGCCCCCGGGGCACGTGCCACGTGGCGCGGCGATGCGACGTGGGCGCCGCCCGGCGGGGAGAGCCGGATCGACGTCGCGCGGCGCAGCACGCCGGTCGTCGCCGAACTCGTCGAGAAGCACGAGGACTGGGCCGAGAAGCCGGTGATCCTGGTCGCGCACGGTGGATTGATCGCCGCGCTGACCGCGGCACTGCTCGATCTGCCCGTCGATCGCTGGCCGGTGCTGGGCGGACTGGGCAACACCAGCTGGGTGCAACTGAGCGCGTACGGACAACCCGATTCGCTCAGCTGGCGTCTCGACGTGTGGAACGCTTCCGCGAGTGTGGCCAGTGACGTCCTCTGAGGTGGGCGCCGGTTCCGGGGAACGCCCCGTCCTGCTCGTGCTCGCCGATTCGCTGTCGTATTACGGACCCAAGGGCGGTCTCCCGTCCGACCACCCCGACATCTGGCCCAACATCGTTGCACGGCAGCTTGGTTGGGACGTCGAGCTCGTCGCGCGGATCGGCTGGACCAGTCGCGACGTGTGGTGGGCGCTGACGCAGGACCCGCGCGTGTGGTCCGCGGTACCCCGGGCCGGCGCCGTCGTGTTCGCCGTCGGAGGCATGGACTCGCTCCCGTCTCCGCTGCCGACCGCACTGCGCGAGCAGTTGCGCTACGTCCGCCCACCCGCGCTGCGTCGCGTCGTACGGACCGGCTACCAATGGCTCCAGCCGCGGTTGTCGCCGCTGGGCTGGCCGGTGGCGTTGCCCCCGCGGCTGAGCGTCGAATACCTGGAGAGTTCCCGGGCGGCGCTCGCGTACATGCGCCCCGAACTTCCCGTCATCGGGACCCTGCCGTCCGTGCATCGCAGCGAGGCTTACGGCAAGGTGCATGCGGGCCGTCCCGGTGCCGTGGCCGCCATCACCGCCTGGTCGGAGGAGAAGAACGTACCCCTCGTCGATCTCGCGGAGGCGGTGCGCGCCAACGTCTTCAGCGATCACGGCAATCCGGACGGCATTCACTGGGGCTGGGACGGGCACACCGAGGTCGCAGCGGCCATGCTGACAGCCCTCCGCGCGGCGGGTGCCGTGCCGGAGGTCCGCGGGGACGCCGTTCCGGCCGATCCCGTGTCGAGCGGAGCCGAGTAGTCCGATGCCCGTCGTCGTCGTCACCGATTCGTCGGCATCGATCCTGCCGGAACTCGTCGAGCAGTACGGGATCCACGTGGTCCCGCTCCACGTCCTCAGCGGCGGAAAGGATTTCCGGGAGGGCATCGACGAGGTCCCGGAAGAGCTGGCCGGGGTCACCACGTCGGGTGCCTCGCCGAGCGAACTCTCCGAGGCCTACGCGACGGCGCTGGAACTCAGCGACGGCGCCGGAGTCCTCGCCGTCCACATCTCGCGGCAACTGTCCGGCACCTGGGAGGCCGGCCGCCAGGCGGCGCAGGAGTTCGACGGCCGCGTGCGGATCGTCGATTCCCAGTCCGCCGGAATGGGATTGGGATACCCGGTGCTGGAGGCGGCGCGGCTGGCGCAGCGCGGGGCCGACCTCGAGGCGGTGTACCGGCGGGCGGTCGACGTCGCGAGCCGTGGACGTTGCCTGATCGTCGTGGACCGGCTCGATCAGCTGCGCCGCGGGGGACGGATCGGCACCGCCGCGGCGCTGCTCGGTACCGCCCTGGCGATGAAACCGGTTCTGCATCTCGTCGACGGCCGGCTGGTGCTCAAGGAGAAGACGAGGACCTCGACGAGGGCCATGGCCCGCATGGTGGACGCCGCGGTGGAGCAGGCGGGTCTGGACAGGACGGCCGTCGCTGTGCATCACATGCACGCCCTGCAGCGCGCGGAAGCGGTGGCGCACCAACTGAAAGACCGGATTCCGCAGGTCAGCGATCTCGTCGTCACCGATTTCAGCTCGGTCATCGGAGCCCACGTCGGGGTGGGCGCCATCGGCATCGTGCTGTGCCCCGAGCCCGTCCTGCACCACGAAAACCACGATTCATCCACAACTTCGCACTGATCCACAGGCCGATTCGCGCAGCCAGGTCGTCCGGGCATCGTCGTGGGCGGGCCGCTCTACTGTCGCGTCATGGGTATCAGGGAAGAACGCTCGAGAGGCCGGACCCGTCTCGCGTTCCTCACGTCGGGGGAACGTGAGCCCGTTCCGGCCACGCCGGCGGCGCCGGAATGGCTCGCCGAGCCCGGCGGAACCGGATTCGACGGCGACACCACATGGTCGGCCGAACGCCGCCGGGGTGTGTTCTCGCTACCCGACCGGTGGCGTGACGCCCGGTTCGATCCGGGGCGTTCCGGGGCGGTCGCACTGATCGTGGTCGGAATCGTCGTCGCGGTGGCCACCGTGGTGGGAGTACGCAGCGATCGGCCCGAGACGCAGTCCGTCCCGTCGTTGCCAGCCGCAAGCGGGCAGTCCACGGCCGCCGCGGCCGACTCGACGACCCCGTCCGCTGGCGCGGCGCCCGCGGCGGCCCCCGCGGAGGAGATCGTCGTGAGTGTCGTCGGTCTGGTGACCGCGGCGGGTCTGGTCCGGCTTCCGCCGGGTTCCCGGGTGGCGGACGCCCTCGCCGCGGCCGGCGGAGTACGCGACGGCGCCGACACCCTCGGATTGAATCTGGCACAACGACTGTCGGACGGCGACCAGGTGCTCGTGGGGGCCGCGACGACGCAGGCGCCCCCGAGCGCGGTGGGCGGTACCTCCACCGGGTCCCCGTCGGCGGGCGGTGCGATCGCCGCGGCCGGTGGGCTCGTGAACCTCAACACGGCGACGGCGACGGAACTCGACGCGCTGCCCGGCGTGGGTCCGGTCACGGCGGCGGCGATCGTCGCGTGGCGCACGACCAACGGCACGTTCACCGACATTTCCCAACTGGGGGAGGTGGACGGGATCGGACCGGTGCGGCTCGAGAAGCTGCGCGGTCAGGTAACGCTCTGATGTCGGAGGGTGAACCCCGGCCCCTGGATCTGCGGCTTCTCCCGTTCGCCGGGATTTGTTGGGCGGCAACAGTGATCGGTATTCTCGGCGGGTCCGCGGCGGCGTGGACCTGGGTGGTCGCACTGTCGGGCACGGGAATTCTCCTCACGGCCGGACACATTCTGCGCGGGCCACGGCGGTGGACGGCGGGAGCGGTGGCGATCCTGCTGTTCGGATCGTGCTGCGGTGGCGGCGTGGCCTGGCGGGTACAGAACCTGGAACGGCACCCGCTGACCGAACTCGCGCGGAACGGGACGTGGGTGACGTTGGTCGTGACCCCGGTCGAGGATCCGCGGCCGATCGCCGGATTCGGACGTCGTGTGCTCGTGCACGCCGACGTCGTCGAGATCCGGCGGGCCACCGAGACGATCTCCACGAGCGGCGCGGTGGTCGTCCTCGCCCCGGCGGAGGGGTGGCTCGGACTGCTACCGGGACAGGAGGTGGTTCTGCGTGGACAGTTGAGTCCGCCACGGCACCGGGACCTCAGCGTGGCCACCGTCCGGGTGTCGGGGCCGCCCATCGAGGTCGGGCTCGCGCCCCCGCATCAGCGGTGGGCCGGCGCCCTGCGCGCGCGGTTCGCCGCGGCCGCCGCCGTTCTGCCCGAGGACGAAGCCGGACTCCTGCCGGGGCTGGTGGTGGGCGATACGTCCGCGCTGCCGCCGGACCTGAAGGAAGATTTTACCGCGACCGGGCTGACGCACCTGACTGCGGTGTCGGGGGCGAACGTCAGCATCCTGCTGGGTGCGGTTCTGCTCCTGGTGCGAGCGGTGGGGATCGGTCCCCGCACCGGCGCGGCGCTCGCCGCCGCGGCCCTGATCGCCTTCGTCGTGATCGCGAGACCGTCTCCCAGCGTGCTGCGCGCCGCAGCGATGGGTTCGGTCGCACTGCTGGCGCTGGTGAGCGGACGACGGAAACAGGCGATGCCCGCCCTGGCCGCGGGCGTCATCGCCCTCCTGACATGGTCACCGGCGTTGGCAGTGGACTTCGGATTCATCCTCTCTGCGTCGGCCACCGCGGCGCTGATCGTGATCGCGCCGGTATGGGTGGACCGGCTCGTGGGCCGCGGATGGCCGCGCGCGGTGGCCGAGTCGGTGGCGGTGACCGTCGCCGCCTTCGTCGTGACCGCACCGATCGTCGCCGCGATGGCGGGGACCGTGAGCCTGGTGTCGATCTGTGCGAACGTGCTGGTCGCCCCCGTGGTCGGGGTGATCACCGTGGTCGGGGCGGTCGCGGCTCTGATCGCGGCGGTCAGCGTCCCCGCCGCGGCCGTCGTGGTGCGCCTGACGCACTGGCCGCTGTGGTGGCTCGTGACCGTGGCCGAAGGGGGTGCGCGGATCCCCGGGGCGTCGATTCCGGTGCCCTCCGGGCCGGCCGGTGCGGTTGTCGTTCTCGGCGCCGTGCTCGCTGCCGGTGTGGCGCTCCGCAGTCGCGGGCCCCGGCTGGTGCTCGTCGGAATCACCGTCGGTGCGCTGGTGCTGTGGGCGCCGATCTGGCCGTCGTCACTCGGCCGTCTTGTGTGAGTGTCGTCGAATCCGGGCAACCTCCGCAGAACTCGAGGAAAGGGGCGAACCGTGCAGGTGGGTTTCAAGCTGATGGCCGAGACATTCGATCCCCGCGAGATCGTGCGGCAGGCGGTCGAAGCCGAACGCGCCGGATTCGACTTCGTCGAGGTGAGCGATCACTACCACCCCTGGCTCTACAGCCACGGCCACTCGGGGTTCGTGTGGTCGATGCTGGCGGCCGCAGCGGCAGGTACCAGCCGGATCGGTCTGGCCACCGGCGTCACCTGCCCGTTCGTCCGCTACCACCCGGCGATCATCGCGCAGGCCGCGGCCACCACCGCCGTTCTCAGCGAGGGTCGCTTCACACTGGGGCTCGGCTCGGGGGAACGCCTGAACGAGCACGTCGTCGGCGGGGGTTGGCCGTCGGTCACCGTCCGGCACCAGATGCTTCGCGAGGCGATCGACATCATCCGGCTGCTGTGGTCGGGCGGCTACCACTCCTACGAAGGACGGCATCTCACCCTCGACGATGCCCGCGTCTTCGATCTTCCGGACGTGCCGCCCACCATCGCGGTCGCGGCGGGGGGAACGGAGGCCGTCGGTATCGCCGCCGAACTCGGCGACGGACTGTTCGCCACCGAACCCGACCCCGATCTGGTGAAGGCCTACACCGCGGCAGGCGGGACTGGACCGCGGTACGGGGAGGTGCCGCTCGCGTGGGCGCGCGACGAGCAGTCCGCGGTCGAATCGGCGCACCGGCTGTTCCGGTTCGGGTTGACCGGGTGGAAGGTGCAGGCCGAGCTGCCGAATCCGATCAACTTCGAAGCGGCGTCGTCCTCGATCCGCACGGAGGACGTCCGGGATGCCATGGCCTGCGGGCCGGACGTCCGGCGGCACCTCGACGTGGCAGGCACGTTCGTGGACGCCGGGTTCGATCGTCTGGCGTTGATCAACGCCGGACCCGACGTGGACGGATTCTTCGAGTTCTTCGCCAACGAACTGAAGGAGCCTCTGCGGGCATTGGCGACGCCGTGACTTTCCCTGTGCTGCTGTATATTTCGTCGTCCTCACCCCGGTGCGGCGCGGCTGGAGAATGCTGTTCGGAGCGCTCGGCGCGAGGGGAGAGGCCACGTTCTGTATCGTTTCGACTTCGATTCCCGATGTGGGTATGCGAAACCGAAACACCGACTACCATCCGGTGGCAGATCGAGCGGTGAACGGTCGTGGAACGCACCCGCATTGGAGGGCGAGGGGGATGTCGGAATCGGAGCGGACAGATCTCGATGTGGACGACGAACTGGACGCCGTGCAGGTGCGGAGAGCGCAGCGCGTCGTGGCGGCACTGTCGCTCGACGCCGCCGACTGCCGCATGCTCCTGTCGATGCTGGGGATCGCGGGCAACCCCGATGCGCCGGAGTCCGACTGACCTGCGGTCAGGTCACCTTGCGGTGGTGATGAGCAACGATCTCCTGCGCCACCGTCGCCAGTTTGAGGTTCATGTCCTGTGACGTGGTTTTGAGAATCTCCATCGCCTGGTTCTCGGAAATATTGTGGAAGGCCATCAGCAGACCCACCGCCTTGCCGATCTCCCGGTTGCTGACGAGGCCGGCGCGCAGCGTCTCGGCCTCGACGTGCTCGTGCACGGCCGCCAAGGCCACCGCCGCGAACGATGCGAGCATGATGCCCTGCTCGACGGAAGTGGTGGTCAGGGCTCCCGGGGTGTCGGAGAACAGATTGAGCGCTCCGACCTTGCGTCCCAGAATGACGAGGCGGAATCCGGCGGCCCCGCGCACCGGTGTGTGGGCCAGAACCCGCTGTGACAGGCGGGGCCACTGCGAACCGGCGGCCAGGTCCGTCTCGAACTGGGGGGTGTCGCTGACGATGGCGTCGACGCACGGCCCCTCGTTCTCGATGCGCTCGAACTCGTCGACGCGAGCGGCGACCTCGTCACTGGCGGCAGCGGTCACGTAGCGCGACCCTTCCCGGAGCATCAGGCTGGCGTGTGCACAACCCTCGACCAGGCGCGGTGCGGCGTCGCAGACGGCCTGATGGACGTGCCCGAAATCCTGACCGGCGTAGAGGAGATCCGCGAGGGCCGCAAACGTCGCGGCCGACTTGCCGACGGCCTCGAAGCGCGCCGGATCGGGCACTCTCTCTCGCATCCTGTCCTCCCGCTTCCGGGTCTGCGCCCGGCTCTGTGATGTCAGTCTGCCAGAGTGGGGGGTCGTCGCCGGACCGGCCGGGAAGAATTCGCGATCGGCCGCCGGAAGTAGTCGCCTGGGCGGAAGATGGCGCCATGGTGTCGCC
It includes:
- a CDS encoding GAF and ANTAR domain-containing protein, whose translation is MRERVPDPARFEAVGKSAATFAALADLLYAGQDFGHVHQAVCDAAPRLVEGCAHASLMLREGSRYVTAAASDEVAARVDEFERIENEGPCVDAIVSDTPQFETDLAAGSQWPRLSQRVLAHTPVRGAAGFRLVILGRKVGALNLFSDTPGALTTTSVEQGIMLASFAAVALAAVHEHVEAETLRAGLVSNREIGKAVGLLMAFHNISENQAMEILKTTSQDMNLKLATVAQEIVAHHHRKVT